A genome region from Methanococcoides burtonii DSM 6242 includes the following:
- a CDS encoding type II/IV secretion system ATPase subunit, whose protein sequence is MYSICIIMKTYYGEVPLFWSIKNIDHKRFGRMIESSDNEFDAKKDEKVSAENIVMNAIDGMDDGLPLDKSSEVGTSEPPEDILSNIVEIVEADSQTELLSQEELESDIGELLNFKKKNIDKSTNLSGEISSAWEKTLKEIVSEHPIPEVLPLEIKPESFIQKFLNMVRAKSFEMDDYDIAIHGPLVEITLPEDSVYDEIEFYNVNPPYSYIRVVYNPEIHEYLYQVLEPELSEEETKLFKMVKERLGEVMDTHLKSMNRIDSEEYLRSNVNSFLHDYRIRITTITREKISYFIIRDYLGYGEVDAIMRDLEIEDISGDGPNTPVYVYHKKYESIPSNVIFDEEDGLNALIIRLAQICGKHISIANPLLDATLPDGSRIQMTLGREITTRGSTFTIRRFNENPITPSDLLSYHTFSNAMLAYLWLAVDSSRSLIFAGGTASGKTTAMNAVSTFIQPEMKIVSIEDTRELNLAHPNWIPGVTREAFGGENKGSIEMYELLKAALRQRPEFILVGEVRGAEAYVLFQAMSTGHTTFSTMHADSVQSIVHRLENPPINVPRIMIQALDIVAIQAQVKVGDERVRRCKSLTEIIGVDPRTGELLTNEVFVWNASKDLFQYSGRSYILDDLMDSRGWDDVKVKEELQERQDVIEWARLKNITYFRDFSKIVVAHKREPETLMKLVRQDLNG, encoded by the coding sequence ATGTACTCGATCTGCATAATAATGAAGACATATTATGGGGAAGTCCCTCTATTTTGGTCCATAAAGAATATCGATCACAAAAGGTTTGGTAGAATGATAGAAAGTTCTGATAATGAGTTCGATGCAAAAAAAGACGAAAAAGTATCTGCGGAGAATATCGTAATGAATGCAATCGATGGGATGGATGACGGTTTGCCCTTGGATAAATCTTCAGAAGTAGGTACAAGTGAACCTCCTGAAGACATATTATCAAATATTGTAGAGATTGTGGAAGCTGATTCTCAGACCGAGCTCCTTTCTCAAGAAGAGTTAGAGAGTGATATTGGGGAATTACTCAATTTTAAGAAAAAAAATATTGATAAAAGCACCAATTTATCAGGCGAGATTAGTTCTGCATGGGAAAAGACCCTGAAAGAAATTGTTTCAGAGCACCCTATTCCAGAGGTTCTCCCCCTTGAGATCAAACCTGAATCGTTCATCCAGAAGTTCTTGAATATGGTTCGCGCCAAATCTTTTGAAATGGATGATTATGATATTGCAATACATGGTCCTCTTGTGGAAATAACTCTCCCAGAAGATTCTGTTTATGATGAAATTGAATTCTATAATGTGAACCCGCCATATTCTTACATTAGGGTAGTTTATAATCCCGAAATTCATGAATATTTATATCAGGTACTTGAACCTGAACTCTCAGAAGAGGAAACAAAACTTTTCAAGATGGTAAAAGAACGTCTTGGTGAAGTTATGGATACTCATCTGAAAAGTATGAACAGAATTGATTCCGAAGAGTATTTGAGGTCAAATGTTAATTCTTTCCTACACGATTACAGGATAAGAATCACCACCATAACTCGTGAAAAGATCAGTTATTTTATTATTCGTGATTACCTTGGCTACGGTGAAGTTGATGCTATTATGCGCGATCTGGAGATCGAGGATATTTCGGGTGATGGCCCTAACACGCCTGTCTATGTTTATCATAAAAAGTACGAATCTATACCTTCAAATGTAATTTTTGATGAGGAAGATGGATTAAATGCTTTGATCATAAGGTTAGCTCAAATTTGTGGCAAACACATTTCCATTGCAAATCCACTCTTAGATGCAACATTACCTGATGGTTCCCGTATACAGATGACTCTTGGAAGGGAGATTACTACAAGGGGAAGTACGTTCACTATTCGTAGATTCAATGAGAATCCAATCACACCTTCCGATCTTTTAAGCTATCATACATTTTCGAATGCAATGCTGGCATATCTATGGCTTGCTGTTGATTCAAGTAGGAGTCTCATTTTCGCGGGTGGCACTGCTTCAGGCAAGACCACAGCGATGAATGCTGTTTCTACTTTTATTCAGCCTGAAATGAAAATTGTTTCGATCGAAGATACAAGAGAATTGAACCTTGCTCACCCGAATTGGATACCTGGAGTCACACGTGAAGCGTTTGGAGGTGAAAATAAAGGTTCTATTGAAATGTATGAACTTTTAAAGGCTGCACTTCGTCAGCGTCCAGAATTTATTCTTGTGGGTGAAGTTAGGGGTGCTGAAGCATATGTGCTTTTCCAGGCGATGTCCACAGGACACACAACATTTTCTACCATGCATGCAGATTCCGTACAATCAATCGTGCACAGGCTTGAGAATCCTCCTATCAATGTTCCCAGGATCATGATACAGGCACTTGATATTGTGGCAATTCAGGCACAGGTGAAAGTTGGGGATGAGCGGGTAAGGAGGTGTAAATCGCTTACTGAGATCATAGGGGTTGATCCGAGAACTGGTGAACTTCTAACGAACGAGGTATTTGTATGGAACGCGTCAAAGGACTTATTCCAGTATTCAGGTCGTTCCTACATTCTAGATGATCTAATGGATTCAAGAGGCTGGGATGATGTTAAGGTCAAGGAAGAATTGCAGGAACGCCAAGACGTCATTGAATGGGCGCGCTTGAAGAATATCACCTACTTCAGAGACTTCTCTAAGATAGTGGTTGCGCATAAGCGTGAGCCTGAAACATTAATGAAACTTGTAAGGCAGGATCTGAATGGATAA
- a CDS encoding AMP phosphorylase, whose translation MQLKVQPIDVKVGKYKVILNTIDAKELGVHEGDRVRIKNHVTLTAIVDFTEDMISPGMIGLYHEVKEALSKEWTETVEVFPAEKPKSTYIIRKTMDGQKLTKEEIDILVKDIVEENLAEIEIAAFLTATYINDMTDDETEWLTRAMIDSGDKLEFDTHPIMDKHSIGGVPGNKISLLIVPIVAANGLLIPKTSSRAITGAGGTADLMEILAPVEFDAAEIKRMTEEVGGVLVWGGATNIAPADDKLIKVEYPLSIDPHCQMLASIMAKKGAIGADHVVMDIPTGPGTKIKNVQEGRKLARDLINLGDRLGMDVDCALTYGASPVGRTIGPALEVIEALKVLESFEGPNSLIEKSASLAGMLLEMGNVAGKDKGYDLAIETLKNGKALTKFKEIIKIQGGNPDVTHKDISVGEFTEDIIAPNNGYILEMDNKRLVQIARLAGAPNDKGAGILLHRKQGEPLKEGDPVMTIYAEKKSKLENAVKSAKERPPFIVEGMMLERIQSFKEI comes from the coding sequence ATGCAACTAAAAGTACAACCCATTGATGTCAAAGTAGGCAAATATAAAGTGATCCTGAACACAATTGATGCTAAGGAGCTAGGTGTCCATGAAGGAGACAGGGTACGTATAAAGAACCACGTGACCCTAACAGCCATCGTAGATTTTACGGAAGATATGATATCACCTGGCATGATAGGGTTATACCATGAAGTGAAAGAGGCACTGAGTAAGGAATGGACCGAGACGGTCGAAGTATTCCCTGCTGAAAAACCAAAGTCAACCTATATTATAAGAAAGACAATGGATGGACAGAAGCTCACAAAGGAAGAGATAGACATACTCGTGAAGGACATTGTCGAAGAGAACCTTGCCGAGATAGAAATTGCTGCATTCCTTACTGCAACATATATAAACGACATGACCGATGATGAAACCGAATGGCTTACACGTGCCATGATAGATTCTGGGGACAAGCTGGAATTCGATACCCATCCAATAATGGACAAGCATTCCATCGGAGGAGTTCCCGGAAATAAGATCTCATTGCTCATCGTTCCCATAGTAGCTGCAAACGGATTACTTATCCCAAAGACCAGCTCAAGGGCAATCACTGGTGCAGGAGGGACTGCAGACCTGATGGAGATACTTGCACCTGTTGAGTTCGATGCTGCTGAGATCAAGAGGATGACCGAAGAGGTTGGTGGCGTACTTGTCTGGGGTGGTGCTACCAATATTGCACCTGCGGATGATAAGCTCATAAAGGTCGAATACCCGCTTTCAATTGACCCGCATTGCCAGATGCTTGCATCCATCATGGCAAAGAAAGGTGCCATTGGTGCAGACCATGTCGTAATGGACATACCCACCGGACCCGGTACAAAGATCAAGAACGTACAGGAAGGAAGAAAGCTCGCAAGGGACCTGATCAATCTTGGTGACAGGCTTGGTATGGATGTGGATTGTGCTCTGACCTATGGTGCCTCCCCCGTGGGACGCACTATAGGACCTGCACTTGAAGTGATCGAGGCATTGAAGGTCCTTGAGAGCTTTGAGGGACCGAACAGCTTGATAGAGAAGAGTGCATCACTTGCAGGAATGCTTCTTGAGATGGGGAATGTGGCTGGCAAAGACAAGGGATATGACCTTGCCATTGAGACCCTGAAGAACGGAAAAGCACTGACGAAGTTCAAAGAGATCATCAAGATACAGGGCGGTAATCCTGATGTGACCCACAAAGACATTTCCGTGGGAGAGTTCACTGAAGATATCATTGCCCCTAATAACGGATATATACTTGAGATGGACAACAAGCGCCTTGTTCAGATCGCAAGGCTCGCAGGAGCACCTAATGACAAAGGTGCAGGAATACTTTTGCATAGGAAACAGGGAGAACCTTTGAAAGAAGGCGATCCTGTGATGACCATTTATGCAGAGAAGAAATCAAAACTTGAAAACGCGGTCAAGAGCGCAAAGGAAAGACCACCGTTCATTGTAGAGGGAATGATGCTGGAGCGCATCCAGAGTTTCAAGGAGATATAA
- a CDS encoding tRNA (cytidine(56)-2'-O)-methyltransferase, which produces MQKIVILRLGHRPERDKRITTHVGLTARALGAEGMLLASNDKGIKNAIEDVAERWGGDFYVENDVNWKSEIEKWKEEGGKVCHLSMYGINLPDAAGEIKLCDKLMIVVGAEKVPTEIYDLADWNVAIGNQPHSEVAAVALTMDRIAQEEPLKREFGYAELTIVPMERGKRVINNVKEE; this is translated from the coding sequence ATGCAAAAAATTGTGATACTCCGACTCGGACATCGTCCTGAGAGGGACAAGAGAATAACCACCCACGTAGGCCTTACAGCCCGCGCCCTCGGTGCTGAAGGCATGCTCTTGGCATCCAATGATAAAGGAATTAAAAATGCCATCGAGGATGTAGCCGAGCGCTGGGGAGGGGACTTCTATGTTGAAAATGATGTCAACTGGAAGAGCGAGATCGAAAAATGGAAAGAGGAAGGCGGGAAAGTATGCCACCTTTCCATGTACGGGATCAATCTTCCTGATGCTGCCGGAGAGATCAAGTTGTGCGATAAGCTCATGATAGTGGTTGGTGCTGAAAAAGTTCCAACCGAGATATACGATCTGGCTGACTGGAACGTTGCTATTGGAAATCAGCCACATTCCGAAGTTGCTGCTGTTGCACTCACAATGGACAGGATAGCACAGGAAGAGCCGCTAAAGCGCGAATTTGGATATGCAGAACTCACTATTGTTCCAATGGAACGCGGAAAACGAGTTATTAACAATGTGAAAGAAGAGTGA
- a CDS encoding PD-(D/E)XK nuclease family protein → MSIFDRLLQLNPNQIPLEDFFTEIFTFVLENEQSFFLSFLTHFKITEAIEPIATIWTQQTYKALDYHFSDSRPDICIEINNASHNELIFVESKIGSSEGYDQLKRYAEQLDQLNHFGKKKLVYITRDHENKDENKIFAGCNNEDELYFIQIRWYEIYNFLSTYYKQTDSEDILIRETLNFMEEHNMATNNCFNTIDILALTNFRKVQQMMDETIYGIVSDKFETEIGKVSQRASCLTQLRDFNRYVCVRYNQNYRFNVLLGYWIDTKNITSYPSYGICLEVSPTCEQRKEIIEFMNELAGQSDGWETVNHNSSKSWARVMKLSKIDTILGLENHIQLIQNNYIDLLNEVTSFKETYPDLPWE, encoded by the coding sequence ATGTCTATTTTTGATCGGCTGTTGCAATTAAATCCAAATCAAATCCCATTAGAAGATTTCTTTACAGAAATATTTACTTTTGTTTTAGAGAATGAGCAGTCATTCTTTCTCTCTTTTTTAACCCACTTTAAAATTACTGAAGCTATAGAACCAATTGCAACAATATGGACTCAGCAAACATACAAAGCATTAGATTATCATTTCTCAGATAGCAGACCAGATATTTGCATTGAAATAAATAATGCCTCACATAATGAACTCATTTTTGTAGAGTCTAAAATAGGTTCATCCGAAGGATATGACCAACTGAAAAGATATGCAGAGCAACTTGATCAACTTAATCACTTTGGAAAAAAGAAACTGGTGTATATCACTCGCGATCATGAGAACAAGGATGAAAACAAAATATTTGCCGGATGCAATAACGAAGATGAACTATATTTTATTCAAATAAGATGGTATGAAATATACAATTTTTTGTCCACATATTACAAACAAACTGATAGTGAAGACATATTAATAAGAGAAACATTAAATTTTATGGAAGAACATAATATGGCAACTAATAACTGTTTTAATACGATTGATATTTTGGCACTAACTAACTTCAGAAAAGTTCAACAAATGATGGATGAGACGATCTACGGAATTGTCTCCGATAAATTCGAAACAGAGATAGGGAAAGTGTCACAAAGGGCATCCTGTTTGACACAACTAAGAGATTTTAATCGGTATGTTTGCGTCCGCTATAATCAGAATTATAGATTTAATGTTCTCCTTGGATATTGGATTGATACCAAGAATATAACTTCATATCCAAGCTATGGAATTTGTTTAGAAGTTTCACCTACATGCGAACAGAGAAAAGAGATAATTGAGTTCATGAACGAACTTGCCGGTCAATCAGATGGATGGGAAACAGTTAATCATAACTCAAGTAAATCCTGGGCAAGAGTTATGAAACTTTCAAAAATTGATACGATTCTCGGCCTTGAGAACCATATCCAATTAATACAAAATAATTACATTGATCTATTAAATGAAGTCACGAGCTTTAAAGAAACATATCCAGACTTACCGTGGGAATAA
- a CDS encoding Nif3-like dinuclear metal center hexameric protein, translating to MELSKVVETLEEIAPPELAEDFDIDRIGLTLDLDNDIKRIAVALDPTEYVLERAAQIGADMLITHHTLIFHSVNLISKELAGLLKIAFDNEISLYSMHTNYDSAKGGVNDVLAQRLGLNDVYEVGMGRIGTIDECPLDVFIDHVAKSLNTHLQYVGEKDTIKKVMVFGGSGFKDDYLDIARDNDVDAYVSAELKHDVLRSYDDLLLVDATHYATENPAMETLCERLKDLLKIDVEFIANDPFIKVR from the coding sequence ATGGAGCTATCAAAAGTAGTCGAAACACTTGAGGAGATCGCCCCTCCTGAACTTGCAGAGGATTTCGATATTGATCGTATAGGTCTCACACTTGACCTTGACAACGATATCAAAAGAATAGCAGTTGCACTTGACCCTACCGAATATGTCCTGGAACGTGCAGCACAGATAGGCGCAGACATGCTCATCACTCATCACACATTGATATTCCATTCTGTGAACCTTATCTCAAAAGAGCTTGCAGGCTTGCTGAAAATTGCATTTGACAATGAAATATCCCTTTATTCGATGCATACGAACTATGACAGTGCAAAGGGTGGTGTGAACGATGTGCTCGCTCAACGTCTGGGTCTTAACGACGTATACGAGGTAGGTATGGGGCGGATAGGTACTATTGATGAATGCCCTCTGGATGTGTTCATCGATCATGTGGCAAAAAGTCTGAACACTCATCTTCAGTATGTTGGGGAAAAGGATACCATTAAAAAAGTAATGGTCTTTGGTGGCAGTGGTTTCAAGGACGACTATCTCGATATCGCAAGGGACAACGATGTGGATGCTTATGTTTCTGCTGAACTGAAACACGATGTTCTCCGCAGCTATGATGACCTGCTACTGGTAGATGCGACCCATTATGCAACAGAGAACCCTGCAATGGAAACTCTCTGTGAACGTTTGAAGGACTTATTAAAGATCGATGTTGAATTCATTGCGAACGATCCTTTCATCAAGGTGAGATGA
- a CDS encoding nicotinate-nucleotide pyrophosphorylase yields MIEEFEHYLLEDCPYGDETTELLGIEGEGSLTIRSRDPGIASCADDLAEFYEKKGLKVNMHLENGKEFTENAILFEAEGDLRKLFKLWRISQTFLSMTCAIATKTRKMVDKAREVNPDIMIATSRKTHPGFRKYELRSVHAGGGDHHRNSLSDSILITQNHFNVVGSFDKLRAMRKIEIEPRTKEEVFQYAPIADILLLDHYTPEELKEVAPKLRQINPKLELAVGGISFENIPKYAASVDFVVTTAPFYAEPFDLTTNIERL; encoded by the coding sequence ATGATCGAAGAATTCGAACATTACCTGCTTGAGGATTGCCCCTACGGAGATGAGACCACAGAACTGCTCGGTATCGAAGGAGAAGGAAGTCTCACAATAAGATCAAGAGACCCTGGTATTGCCTCCTGTGCAGATGATCTGGCAGAATTTTATGAGAAGAAAGGCTTGAAAGTGAACATGCATCTCGAAAACGGTAAAGAGTTTACAGAAAATGCCATTCTTTTTGAAGCCGAAGGCGACCTACGTAAACTTTTCAAGCTCTGGCGAATCTCACAGACCTTCCTCTCAATGACCTGTGCCATTGCAACAAAGACCCGAAAGATGGTCGATAAAGCAAGAGAAGTAAATCCCGATATCATGATAGCTACAAGCCGAAAAACCCACCCGGGTTTCCGAAAATACGAATTGCGATCCGTACATGCCGGCGGTGGTGACCACCATCGAAACTCCCTTAGCGACTCTATTCTGATAACACAAAATCATTTCAACGTAGTAGGTTCCTTCGATAAATTAAGAGCCATGAGAAAAATAGAGATAGAACCACGCACCAAAGAAGAAGTCTTTCAATACGCTCCCATAGCCGACATCCTATTACTCGACCACTACACCCCCGAAGAACTAAAAGAGGTCGCTCCAAAACTTAGACAAATCAATCCAAAGCTCGAACTTGCTGTAGGCGGTATTTCATTCGAAAACATCCCAAAATATGCAGCTTCAGTTGATTTTGTCGTTACAACGGCACCATTTTATGCAGAGCCTTTTGACCTTACAACTAATATAGAAAGGTTGTGA
- a CDS encoding hemerythrin domain-containing protein, with the protein MKPTDDLKEEHHAVTLMLKILDGICTDLESGKEVKHEHLGNVVEFLKVFVDKCHHTKEEEYLFPAMKKAEIPGSEDMIDSLLEEHEHGRRNVRMISEAVSGNMDSEALSTIVRSSRDYIELLTQHINKEENNLFPMADEHLAQEIQVDLLKSFEIVEIEKIGEGKHEEFHKLLHSLRDVYVKS; encoded by the coding sequence ATGAAACCAACTGATGATTTAAAAGAAGAGCACCATGCTGTCACATTGATGCTGAAGATATTGGATGGAATCTGCACAGATCTCGAGTCCGGAAAAGAGGTGAAACATGAGCATCTCGGGAACGTCGTTGAATTCTTGAAAGTATTTGTTGACAAGTGCCACCACACAAAGGAAGAGGAATATCTTTTCCCTGCAATGAAAAAGGCAGAGATTCCTGGGTCAGAAGACATGATAGATTCCCTTCTGGAAGAACATGAACATGGAAGGCGAAATGTCAGAATGATAAGTGAAGCGGTTTCCGGAAATATGGACTCTGAAGCTCTATCAACAATAGTCCGGAGTTCAAGGGATTATATTGAACTTTTGACCCAGCACATCAACAAAGAGGAAAATAACCTTTTCCCCATGGCAGATGAACATCTTGCTCAGGAGATTCAGGTAGATCTGTTGAAATCATTTGAGATCGTTGAGATCGAGAAAATAGGTGAAGGCAAACACGAAGAGTTCCACAAACTTCTCCATAGCCTTAGGGATGTTTATGTGAAGTCGTAA
- a CDS encoding carboxymuconolactone decarboxylase family protein — protein MSKHEELEHKELLDSMSDKLGFTPRILETVGDLDPDFLKKYNRCNHKLLSDGTLPAKMKILMALAVVASKQCDRCTVVQMQSALKNGATKEEIMETMEVIYITSGAPAVASCREALKQLK, from the coding sequence ATGTCTAAACATGAAGAACTTGAACACAAAGAATTACTGGACAGTATGAGCGATAAACTTGGTTTCACTCCTCGCATCCTTGAAACCGTTGGGGACCTTGACCCGGATTTTTTAAAAAAATACAACCGTTGCAACCATAAGCTGTTGTCAGATGGTACTCTGCCAGCAAAAATGAAAATACTGATGGCTCTGGCAGTAGTTGCATCAAAACAGTGCGATAGGTGCACTGTTGTTCAAATGCAGAGTGCGCTCAAGAACGGTGCTACCAAGGAAGAGATCATGGAAACCATGGAAGTCATATACATCACATCTGGAGCTCCAGCTGTCGCATCCTGCAGGGAAGCTTTGAAACAGTTAAAATGA
- a CDS encoding GAF domain-containing protein has protein sequence MEYENDYRMIIESSPLGIIYFDETGMITFCNEKLTSILNMQKMDIFGLNMADIFTDEGMQNIIGKTFLGESAHYQVNFHPPGKDDAIEIEIYCSPGISGQGSPHGTVCILEDVTSRIELENALKLDEYRLEALLELEQMADAPMQQIADFVHEQAVRLTQSTIGYIAFLSEDESLLTMHTWSNSVMQKCTIPDKKFVYPVKNIGLWGEPIRQRKPIIVNDYLAPDPLKKGFPPGHVEMFNYLTIPVFEGERIVATAGVGNKDEDYDRSDVRQLTLLMQGLWNLMQRREGIEKLREHTEQLKESNEMKDLFTDILRHDLLNPAGVVKGYTDILLESEEDEEKMKILQTIDRNNEKLIEMIRSAASFAKLDTIENIEFKDMDIALMLRMIVESLKLQIDEREMDIEVMPDGAYMAKVNPMIEEVFVNFLSNAIKYSPEKERVIIDILDSDDEWKVTVTDFGSGIADEDKPKLFERFKRVDKSGVKGTGLGLAIAKKITELHGGHIGVENNPDAKGSVFWVTIKKA, from the coding sequence TTGGAATATGAGAATGACTATCGCATGATCATTGAAAGTTCACCATTGGGCATCATTTACTTCGATGAGACTGGGATGATCACCTTCTGCAATGAAAAACTCACCAGTATTCTCAATATGCAGAAAATGGACATTTTCGGCTTGAACATGGCCGATATTTTCACAGATGAAGGCATGCAAAATATTATCGGAAAGACTTTTTTGGGAGAGTCTGCACATTATCAGGTTAATTTCCATCCCCCTGGAAAGGATGATGCAATAGAGATAGAGATATACTGCAGTCCTGGCATCTCAGGCCAGGGTTCACCTCATGGAACTGTTTGTATCCTGGAAGATGTCACTTCAAGAATAGAACTGGAAAATGCTCTGAAGCTTGACGAGTATCGTCTTGAAGCACTACTGGAGCTTGAACAAATGGCAGACGCTCCAATGCAGCAGATAGCTGATTTTGTGCATGAACAAGCCGTCAGGCTTACACAGAGCACGATCGGTTACATTGCATTTCTCAGCGAGGATGAGAGCCTCCTCACAATGCACACATGGTCCAACAGTGTGATGCAGAAATGTACTATCCCGGATAAGAAATTCGTATATCCTGTGAAAAATATCGGACTCTGGGGAGAGCCTATACGACAAAGGAAGCCAATTATAGTCAATGATTACCTTGCTCCCGACCCCCTCAAGAAAGGATTTCCACCCGGTCATGTGGAGATGTTTAACTACCTGACCATACCTGTGTTCGAAGGGGAAAGAATAGTTGCCACCGCAGGGGTAGGTAACAAAGATGAGGATTATGATAGATCAGACGTGCGACAGCTAACGTTGCTGATGCAAGGATTATGGAATCTCATGCAACGCAGAGAAGGTATCGAAAAACTCAGGGAACATACAGAGCAGTTAAAAGAGTCTAATGAGATGAAAGACCTTTTTACAGATATTTTGCGCCATGATCTACTCAATCCTGCAGGAGTCGTCAAAGGATATACCGACATCCTGCTTGAAAGTGAGGAAGATGAGGAAAAAATGAAGATCCTGCAGACCATCGACAGGAACAACGAAAAACTTATCGAGATGATCAGGAGTGCAGCCAGCTTTGCAAAACTGGACACCATTGAGAATATCGAGTTCAAGGACATGGATATTGCCCTGATGCTAAGGATGATCGTGGAAAGTCTCAAACTACAGATCGATGAAAGGGAAATGGACATCGAAGTAATGCCTGATGGTGCATATATGGCAAAGGTAAATCCCATGATAGAAGAGGTCTTTGTCAATTTCCTATCAAACGCCATAAAATATAGTCCCGAAAAAGAAAGAGTGATCATAGATATACTGGATTCCGATGACGAGTGGAAAGTAACTGTCACAGACTTTGGCTCTGGTATTGCAGATGAGGACAAGCCAAAGTTGTTCGAGCGTTTCAAGCGAGTGGACAAAAGTGGTGTCAAGGGTACAGGGCTCGGGCTTGCTATAGCAAAGAAGATAACCGAGCTGCACGGCGGACACATTGGAGTGGAAAACAATCCTGATGCAAAAGGCAGTGTTTTCTGGGTAACGATAAAGAAGGCATAA
- a CDS encoding thioredoxin family protein translates to MKIEILGTGCAKCIKAKEIVEKALQESGLQAEVVKVEDYETILSYGVMITPGLVIDGEAMIAGRVPSVDNVKK, encoded by the coding sequence ATGAAAATAGAAATACTCGGTACGGGATGTGCAAAGTGTATTAAGGCAAAAGAGATAGTTGAAAAAGCTCTTCAGGAAAGCGGGCTCCAGGCGGAGGTTGTCAAGGTTGAAGATTATGAGACCATTCTTTCCTATGGAGTAATGATAACTCCCGGGCTTGTCATTGACGGCGAGGCAATGATCGCCGGCAGAGTTCCCAGTGTGGACAATGTTAAAAAATAG